A genomic window from Vigna radiata var. radiata cultivar VC1973A chromosome 2, Vradiata_ver6, whole genome shotgun sequence includes:
- the LOC106778211 gene encoding uncharacterized protein LOC106778211: MSSPRRTPTPTGATADFARAFQQIADVLQGQQAQLAQLTQQGPQNVQTNTHRVGMNDFLRHNPVKFNGKTTPDEADDWICNLEKIFEAIECTEGQKLVFSTYMLAGEAEYWWRGMRTAMEARGEVATWGDFRNRFLERYFPASAKQERERQFLELRQGSMSVQEYKLRFEYLARFYTQGLTEAWKCRRFEQGFRHPIMKALIHLKINDFPELVEQALVAERMEESQHRVVRPQKASFSGGRNQKKPYARPQQRGFGGLKCYECGGPHIRRNCPRLTVHKPEERKCFSCHKPGHFASSCPDRKIPGGATQTQKFSGEKPKAAGRVFAMTGAEASQSGNLIQDTCFLNGRCVHVLFDSGATHSFISFACLGKLELPVYDLGSELVVSTPTSGQVLTSSVCIGCSLEVAGRKFKVNLVCLPLEGLDVILGMDWLTTNGVLIDCGQQKVIFPTEEQVQMITSREVLQDIKEGAVCFVVIATEKKKSTEEQIVDIPVVEEYADVSWTNFYGSL; this comes from the exons ATGTCAAGCCCAAGAAGAACACCTACCCCTACCGGAGCTACTGCTGATTTCGCGCGGGCTTTTCAGCAGATAGCAGATGTGTTACAGGGACAACAGGCGCAACTGGCGCAGCTGACGCAACAAGGGCCACAAAATGTCCAAACAAACACGCACCGGGTAGGTATGAATGACTTCCTGCGCCACAACCCTGTCAAGTTTAATGGAAAGACTACTCCAGATGAGGCTGATGACTGGATTTGCAACCTCGAGAAAATCTTTGAAGCAATAGAATGCACAGAGGGTCAGAAGTTGGTCTTCTCCACTTATATGCTAGCAGGTGAGGCAGAGTATTGGTGGCGTGGAATGCGAACAGCAATGGAGGCTCGAGGAGAAGTGGCCACTTGGGGAGATTTTAGAAATAGATTCTTGGAGAGGTACTTTCCAGCCAGTGCCAAGCAGGAGCGGGAGAGACAATTTCTAGAATTACGACAAGGAAGTATGTCAGTGCAAGAATACAAGTTGAGATTCGAGTATCTGGCTCGATTCTATACACAGGGTCTGACTGAGGCATGGAAGTGCAGGAGGTTCGAGCAAGGATTTCGCCATCCGATAATGAAAGCACTTATTCACCTCAAAATTAATGATTTCCCAGAGTTGGTAGAGCAAGCCTTGGTGGCAGAGCGAATGGAGGAGAGTCAGCATCGTGTGGTGAGACCTCAGAAGGCTAGTTTCTCTGGAGGTAGGAATCAGAAGAAACCGTATGCTAGACCACAGCAGAGAGGCTTTGGAGGCTTGAAATGCTACGAGTGTGGAGGTCCCCATATTAGGAGAAATTGTCCAAGACTGACAGTTCACAAGCCTGAAGAGAGGAAATGTTTCTCCTGCCATAAGCCAGGACACTTTGCATCTTCATGCCCTGATAGGAAGATACCAGGAGGAGCAACACAGACACAGAAGTTTTCTGGAGAGAAACCGAAGGCAGCAGGACGAGTCTTTGCTATGACGGGGGCTGAAGCGTCTCAGTCAGGTAACTTGATTCAAGACACTTGTTTCTTGAATGGTAGATGTGTTCATGTTCTTTTTGACTCGGGTGCAACACACTCGTTTATATCCTTTGCTTGTTTGGGGAAACTTGAATTACCTGTGTATGATTTGGGGAGCGAGTTGGTGGTTTCTACACCAACATCGGGGCAAGTCTTAACAAGTTCAGTCTGTATTGGGTGTTCGTTAGAAGTGGCGGGACGCAAATTCAAGGTTAACTTGGTGTGTCTACCGCTGGAAGGCTTAGATGTAATTTTGGGGATGGATTGGTTGACGACCAATGGTGTTCTCATTGATTGCGGTCAACAGAAGGTTATTTTCCCAACAGAAGAACAGGTGCAAATGATTACCTCTCGAGAAGTTTTGCAAGATATCAAAGAAGGAGCAGTCTGTTTTGTGGTGATAGCAACggagaagaaaaagagtacAGAAGAGCAAATTGTGGATATCCCAGTAGTGGAGGAGTATGCTGATGT GAGCTGGACCAATTTCTATGGCTCCTTATAG